Genomic DNA from Verrucomicrobiota bacterium:
GCGTTGCCTTCGGACGCAACTGTGGCCCACGCTGCGGGGCAGGTCAAGGGGAAACACCCAACAATATTAACGTGACGCGACACTAGTCGCCCCGATCCTCCTACATCGTCTCGGGTGCACTGATACCGAGGAGCTGCTCCAGGCCGTTGCTCAGCACCGTGCGGACAGCGCGGATGAGCGCCAGCCGGGCGAGTGTCAGGTCCGCGTCATCGCCCAACACGCGGTGCTTCTCGTAGTAGCCCTGGAGTTCGCGGGCAATCGTGTGCAGGTACTCGCTGATCCGGTGCGTCTCGTACGAGTCGGCGATCTGCTCGACGAGCCTCGGGAACCGGGCGACAAGCTTGATGATCCGGACCTCTTCCGGCTCGACGAGCCGCTCGACAACGCCCTCGGGCAGCGCTGCCAGATCGGCTGGTGTGTCACCGCCTTGTTCGGCCGTCTCCGGCCTCCAGGCCGACCACTTCTTGAAGATCGAGCAGATGCGCGCGTGCGCGTACTGGAGGTAGTAGACCGGGTTCTGCATCGACTGGCTCACGGCGAGGTCGAGATCGAACTCGAGATGGCTCTCCATGCGGCGCATCGAGTAGAAGTACCGCACCGCGTCGCGCGCCATCGTATCGAGCCGCTCGGGAGTGAGTTCCCCCACCACGGTCTCCCGCTTGCGCAGCTCCTCGCCGATCTCCTCCGCGATCTGATCGAGCAGATCGTCAAGCGTGACGTACTCGGCGCGTCGCGTCGACATCTTGACCTGCTGCCCGCCGCGGGTGAGTGTGACGAACTGGTGCAGGAGGACGGTGATCCGGTCAACCTCGTGCGCGCGATCGTTGGACGAGAGCATCGCCTTGAGTCCCGCGCGCACGTCCTGCACAGTCGAGTGGTGGTCCTGGCCGAGCACGTCGATTACACGATCGTAGCCCCGCCCGAGCTTCTCGAGATGGTAGGCGACGTCGGGCAACCGATAGGTCGGCTCGCCTGTGCTCTTAACGATCACGCGGTCGTCGTTGGCGCCGTACTTCTTGGCATGGAACCACACGGCGCCGTCCTTGTCGTAGGCGTCGCCCTGGCTCCGAAGTGTGCGCACAACCTGCCCGACGGCGTCTGACTTGTAGAGGTCGTATTCGTTGAAGAACCGGTCGAAGCGGATGGCGAGCCGCTTGAGCGTCGTTTCGATGATCGCGAAGACGCGCTTCTCGGCCAGTCTCTGGAACGTG
This window encodes:
- a CDS encoding arginine--tRNA ligase, producing the protein MSQAVEHSIASAIQTALEALRAEGALVSEGWPPVQLEEPKDEAHGDLSCTIAMRLAKPERKKPRDIAELIVAKLQAGGAAGSVFDSVEIAGPGFINFTLLLGAWHHALREVLARGADYGRSQAGKGKRANVEFVSANPTGPLTVGHGRQAILGDVICRVLAFAGFDVEREYYYNNAGRQMRVLGESLRLRYLEALGERVEFPEDHYRGEYLVDLAREIVDEHGEALREHEADTFQRLAEKRVFAIIETTLKRLAIRFDRFFNEYDLYKSDAVGQVVRTLRSQGDAYDKDGAVWFHAKKYGANDDRVIVKSTGEPTYRLPDVAYHLEKLGRGYDRVIDVLGQDHHSTVQDVRAGLKAMLSSNDRAHEVDRITVLLHQFVTLTRGGQQVKMSTRRAEYVTLDDLLDQIAEEIGEELRKRETVVGELTPERLDTMARDAVRYFYSMRRMESHLEFDLDLAVSQSMQNPVYYLQYAHARICSIFKKWSAWRPETAEQGGDTPADLAALPEGVVERLVEPEEVRIIKLVARFPRLVEQIADSYETHRISEYLHTIARELQGYYEKHRVLGDDADLTLARLALIRAVRTVLSNGLEQLLGISAPETM